The Phormidium ambiguum IAM M-71 DNA segment TTCTGCCTTCTGCCTTCTGCCTTCTGCCTTCTGCCTTCTGCCTTCTGCCTTCTACTCCCCTGTCCCCAAACCAATGTAAAAACAGCAATTTATATATGCAACTTATTCATAACAATAGATATTTTGTTACTAAAGATACTATTTACCTCTGTTCATTCTCTAAACTAAAGTACAGATGGTTAGAAATTCAACGCGAGAAATAGAAATTTCGCTGGTTTAAAACATAAGGAGAAGTTTTACAAATTCAGATGAATCTTTACTTTAACCCAGCAAATTTTTGATCTTCTGTTCATGAAATATCCTACTACCAAAAGAAACGCTCAGTCCAAAGATAGATTTACCAGACAGAAATTAGAATCCGGTAACAAAATCTACAAACTAAGCTTGATTAACAGATTAGTATGAAGCGAAAAATATCTGCTTAGTAACTAAAGTTTTAATTGACTCAATAAATAAGTTGCCATAGCCAACTCGCTGCTCAATCAAAGGGATTAACTGGAGGAAAAACTGATGACAAGTACTGTCACCCCACCAACAACAGCCACCCAAAATAAATTTGAAAAAATTAAAGCGGAAAAAGATGGTTTAGCTGTTAAATCAGAGTTAGAAGAATTTGCCCGGATTGGTTGGGAAGCGATGGATGAAACCGATCGAGATTATCGGTTGAAATGGTTGGGAATCTTTTTCCGTCCTGTTACTCCCGGCAAATTTATGATGCGTTTGCGCTTACCAAATGGCATCATGAACAGCGAACAAATGCGTGTGTTAGCGGAAATTGTGCAACGCTATGGCAGTGATGGAAATGCTGACATTACTACCAGACAAAACCTGCAATTAAGAGGAATTCGCATTGAAGATATACCGGACATTTTCCGCAAAATGAAAGCCGTTGGTTTAACCAGCGTGCAATCAGGAATGGATAACGTCCGTAACATTACCGGATCGCCTGTGGCGGGGATTGATGGTGATGAATTATTCGACACCAGAGAACTTTGCCAACAAGTGCAAGACATGATTACTAATCATGGCGAAGGTAACTCGGAATTTACCAATTTACCCCGGAAGTTTAACATTGCGATCGCAGGATGTCGGGATAACTCAGTTCATGCCGAAATTAACGATATTGCATTTGTTCCAGCATTTTTAAACGAAACTTTTGGCTTTAATGTATTAGTTGGCGGCTTCTTTTCTGCTAAACGTTGCGATGCTGCAATTCCCTTAAATGCTTGGGTTCCTCCTGCGGATGTTGTTGCATTGTGCAGAGCAATTTTAGAAGTTTACCGCGATCGAGGTTTACGCGCTAATCGGCAAAAAGCCCGATTAATGTGGTTAATTGATGAAATTGGTTTATCTCAATTTCGTACTGAAGTGGAAAAGCGATTCGGAAAACCTCTACCAACCGCCGCCGCCAAAGACGAAATTGTTTGGGAAAAACGCGATTATATCGGCGTTTACAAACAAAAACAACCAGGATTAAACTTTGTCGGTTTACATATTCCCGTTGGGCGTTTGTTTGCCCCAGATATGTTTGAACTTGCCAGAATCGCAGATGTTTATGGCAATGGAGAAATCCGCCTTACAGTTGAAGAAAATCTGATTATTCCTAATATCCCCGATGATAAATTAGAGGCATTTCTCGCCGAACCAATTTTGGAAAAATTTAGCATCAATCCCACACCTTTAAATCGGGCTTTAGTTTCTTGTACGGGCGCACAATTCTGCGGATTTGCCTTGATTGAAACTAAAAATCGGGCTTTAGCAATGATTAAAGATTTGGATGCAGAATTAACACTAACTAAACCAGTAAGAATTCATTGGACTGGTTGCCCAAATTCTTGCGGACAACCCCAAGTTGCTGACATTGGTTTAATGGGAACTAAAGTTAGAAAAAATGGGAAAACTGTCGAAGGTGTTGACCTTTATATGGGTGGAACTGTTGGTAAAGATGCCCACTTAGGAACTTGCGTGCAAAAAGGCATTCCTTGTGAGGATTTAAAACCACTGTTGCGGGAAATCTTGATCGAAAAATTTGCTGCTCAACCTAAAGAAGGAACAGTTCAAGAACAGCAAGTTACAATTACTTTTGATGAAGAAAGTGTTGCTCAAAATGGTAAAGCACCAGAGGCAGCAAAATCTGCGGTGATTTCTTTCGCTAAATCAGGTAAGGAAATTAATTGTACTAGCGAACAATTTATCTTAGAAGTAGCTGAAGCAGAAGGACTGGATGTTCCGAGCAGTTGTCGATCGGGAAATTGTGGCACCTGTAAACAAAAATTGCTTTCAGGTGAAGTCGAGTATGAAGGTGAACCAAATGCTCTCAGTGATAGCGAAAAAGAGCAAGGTTTTATCTTAACTTGCATTTCTCACCCTGTTGGACGGATAGCGATCGATGCTTAATCAATTTTGATTGTGAATGTGTGATTTTCGATAAATTTTACTATTCAAAAAATCGAAAATCATTAATCTTCTCGTTTTATTTTCTGTTGATGTTTGCATTTTTGAAGGATTTATAATGTTAAGTGAATTGTGGTCATTCCAAGGCAGATATCGAATATTACACCTGACTTGGTTTGCCTTTTTTCTCTCGTTTGTAGTTTGGTTTAACTTTGCCCCGTTCTCTACAGCAGTTCAAGAATCTTTGAATTTAAGTGTTGGGCAAATCAAAACTTTAGCCATTTGTAACGTAGCTCTGACAGTACCAGCCCGAATTATTATCGGGATGGTGTTAGATAAATATGGGCCGAGAATAACTTACTCTTTACTGTTAATTTATGCAGCAATTCCTTGTTTAATGTTTGCCTTTGCTCAAGACTTCAATAGTTTAGTAATTAGTCGTTTATTACTAAGTATTGTTGGTGCGGGTTTTGTAATTGGAATTCGCATGGTAGCAGAATGGTTTCCCCCAAAAGAAATTGGTTTAGCTGAAGGTATTTATGGTGGTTGGGGAAACTTTGGTTCAGCCGCAGCAGCTTTTACTTTGCCTTCAATTGCTACAGTTACTTCCGTAATGGTAGCAGGTGAACTAAACTGGCGTTTTGCGATCGCACTAACCGGAATTATCGCTGCTGTTTACGGCGCAATTTACTACTTCAACGTTCAAGATACTCCCTCTGGTAAAGTTTATCAGCGTCCCAAAAAACATGGCGGGATTGAAGTTACCACCAGAAAAGACTTTTGGTTTTTAATGGTAATGAATATTCCTCTGTGCGGTATTTTAGGAGTTTTGGCTTGGCGCTTAAACGTAGTCGGTTTCTTAGATCAAACCCAACTTTACATTGCTTGGTTTTTACTATTGTGTTTGTATGCGTTTCAATCATACAAATGCTGGGTTGTTAACAAAGAATTAGTGACTGGAACCAAACGCTATCCCGCAGAAGATCGTTACGAATTTTCCCAAGTGGCGTTGTTAGAACTGACTTATTTTGTGAACTTTGGGTCGGAATTAGCAGTGGTTTCCATGCTACCAGCATTCTTTGAAAATACATTTATCTTAGATAAGGTATTGGCTGGTGCGATCGCAGCTTCTTATGCTTTCATGAACTTAGTAGCACGTCCAGGCGGAGGATTAATTTCCGACACACTTGGTAGCCGCAAATTGACAATGACTGTACTCACAGGCTGCATGGGAATTTCTTATCTATTATTTGGTGGAGTTAATGGTAATTGGTGGTTGCCATTTGCTGTTCTT contains these protein-coding regions:
- a CDS encoding MFS transporter — encoded protein: MLSELWSFQGRYRILHLTWFAFFLSFVVWFNFAPFSTAVQESLNLSVGQIKTLAICNVALTVPARIIIGMVLDKYGPRITYSLLLIYAAIPCLMFAFAQDFNSLVISRLLLSIVGAGFVIGIRMVAEWFPPKEIGLAEGIYGGWGNFGSAAAAFTLPSIATVTSVMVAGELNWRFAIALTGIIAAVYGAIYYFNVQDTPSGKVYQRPKKHGGIEVTTRKDFWFLMVMNIPLCGILGVLAWRLNVVGFLDQTQLYIAWFLLLCLYAFQSYKCWVVNKELVTGTKRYPAEDRYEFSQVALLELTYFVNFGSELAVVSMLPAFFENTFILDKVLAGAIAASYAFMNLVARPGGGLISDTLGSRKLTMTVLTGCMGISYLLFGGVNGNWWLPFAVLLVMLCSFFVQAGEGSTFAIVPLVKRRVTGQIAGNVGAYGNVGAVAYLTLFSLLPEGQVGNTIFFQTLGVCALIVTFLCWFFLKEPKGSFSAHHEGETAETEMQKPSLPPTLAYEPEPRE
- a CDS encoding ferredoxin--nitrite reductase, with protein sequence MTSTVTPPTTATQNKFEKIKAEKDGLAVKSELEEFARIGWEAMDETDRDYRLKWLGIFFRPVTPGKFMMRLRLPNGIMNSEQMRVLAEIVQRYGSDGNADITTRQNLQLRGIRIEDIPDIFRKMKAVGLTSVQSGMDNVRNITGSPVAGIDGDELFDTRELCQQVQDMITNHGEGNSEFTNLPRKFNIAIAGCRDNSVHAEINDIAFVPAFLNETFGFNVLVGGFFSAKRCDAAIPLNAWVPPADVVALCRAILEVYRDRGLRANRQKARLMWLIDEIGLSQFRTEVEKRFGKPLPTAAAKDEIVWEKRDYIGVYKQKQPGLNFVGLHIPVGRLFAPDMFELARIADVYGNGEIRLTVEENLIIPNIPDDKLEAFLAEPILEKFSINPTPLNRALVSCTGAQFCGFALIETKNRALAMIKDLDAELTLTKPVRIHWTGCPNSCGQPQVADIGLMGTKVRKNGKTVEGVDLYMGGTVGKDAHLGTCVQKGIPCEDLKPLLREILIEKFAAQPKEGTVQEQQVTITFDEESVAQNGKAPEAAKSAVISFAKSGKEINCTSEQFILEVAEAEGLDVPSSCRSGNCGTCKQKLLSGEVEYEGEPNALSDSEKEQGFILTCISHPVGRIAIDA